The sequence GCCGGATCCTCGATTCCGGAACCGAGCTCCTCACGCGCGGTGACCGGGTCAGGCTGATCGCCGACATCGCCGACGAGGCGATGGGCTACGGGCCGATCGAGTCGCTGGTGCGCGACGCCAACATCACCGAGATCATGGTGAACGGTCCCAACGTGGTGTTCGCCGAGCAGGCGGGCAAGATCTTCCCCACCGCGATCCGGTTCCGGGACGACCAGCACGTGATGCGCATCATCGAGAAGATCGTCTCCGAGGTCGGACGCCGGATCGACGAGGCCCAGCCGTACGTCGACGCGCGGCTGCCCGACGGCTCGCGGGTGAACGCTATCATTCCACCGCTCTCGCTCAACGGGCCGTGCCTGACGATCCGGAAGTTCGCGCGTGATCCCTACGTCGCCGACGACCTCATCGCGTTTGGGACGCTCACGGCCGAGATCGCCGATGTCCTGCGCGCCACCGTGCAGGCGAAGTTGAACGTGGTGGTCACGGGCGGCACCGGGGCGGGCAAGACCACGCTCCTCAACGTGCTCAGCATGTTCATCCCGGCCACGGAGCGCATCATTACCATCGAGGACTCGGCCGAGCTCCAGCTCAAGCACGAGCATTGGGTGCGCCTCGAAACCCGTCCGCCGAACATCGAGGGGCGGGGTCAGGTGACCACCCGGGATCTGGTCCGGAACGCGCTGCGGATGCGCCCCGACCGGATCATCGTCGGCGAGGTGCGCGGCGGCGAGGCGCTCGACATGCTGCAGGCGCTGAACACCGGCCACGAGGGCAGCCTGACCACCGTGCACGCGAACGCGCCGCGCGACGGCCTGTCGCGCATCGAGACGATGGTCATGATGGCCGGGTTGGAGCTTCCCACCCGCGCCATTCGCGAGCAGGTCGCCGCCGCCATCCACGTGATCGTGCACGTGGGGCGCTACATCGACGGCGTCCGGCGCGTGTCGAAGGTCTCCGAGGTCACGGGGATGGAGGGCGACATCATCACGATGCAGGACATCGCCGTCTTCGTTCAACAGGGCGTCGACCCCGACGGGCGGGTGCGCGGCCGGCATGAGTTCACCGGCATCCGGCCGCGCTTCTACGATCGGTTGAAGCCGGCCGGGGTCGATCTGCCCCTCTCCATCTTTCTGCGGTGAGGATCGCACGATGTGGCTGACCGCTGGGCTCGTGTTCATCACCACCCTGTGGATTGCCGGGCTGCTGCTCAGCCGGGCGATGACGCCGCGCCTGGTGACCGTGGAGCGATTGAGCGGGTTCGTCCGTCCCGTGCGCGCCGCGACGTCCGTCGCCGGCGCGCGGTGGAGCGGCATCCCGTCGATCGACCGCGCGATGGCGGGGTTGCACCTCGGGCGCGATCTGGAGCGCCTGCTCGACGCGGCCGACACGCCCGTCAAGCCGTTTGAGTTCCTCCTGATCGTCGCGGTGAGCGGGCTGGTGCTGGCGGTCCTCGGTCTCGCGGTCACCCGCACCGGTCTCGTCGTCGTGCCGGCGGCGATCCTCGGCGCCGGCGCGCCGTTTCTGTGGCTGCTGCTGAAGCGAAACCGGCGCCGCGAGGCGTTCAACCGGCAGCTGCCGGACGCGTTGACGGCGCTCGCCGGGGCGCTCCGCGTCGGACTCGGCCTGAACCAGGGGATCACGATGGTGGCATCCGATCATCCCTACCCGATCTCGGCCGAGTTCGCGCGCGCGCAGCGGGAGATGAACCTCGGACTCGGCATCGATGAGGTGCTCCAGAACATGGCGGTGCGGTTGCGCAGCGCCGATTTCGATTTGGCCGTGGCCGGCATCTTGATCAACCGGCAGGTGGGAGGCAACCTGGCGGAGCTTCTGGATCAGGTGGCCGCGACGCTTCGCGAGCGCGTCCGGCTGAAGAACTTCATCCGGGTGCTCACCGCGCAGCAGCGCCTCTCGGCCATAATCATCGTCCTGGTTCCACCCATCCTGATGGTGATTCTCTTTCTCGGGCTGCGGGACTACACAGAGTTCCTCGTGACGACCCAGATAGGCCATGTCATGCTCATCATATCGGTGGTCCTGCAGCTGCTGGGGATCTATTTTATCCGGCGCATTGTCGGGATCGAGGTCTGACATGGCGGCGGGAATTCGCTCCAAGGGGCGGACGCGATGATCCCAACGCTCATCGGGGCGCTGGTGTTTGCGACGGTCCTGCTCGCGGCGACCGCGATGCTGCAACGTGCGCCGGAGAAGCAACTGGTGGCCGAGCGCCTGCGGGAGATCGGGGAGTTGGGGATGCCCCGGGAGGCCACGCTCGCGCTGCCGTTCTCCAAGCGGGCGCTGCTCCCGGTCGTGAACGCCGTGGGCAGGATCGTGATCAGATTTACTCCGGCCGCGTCCCTCGCGGCCGTGCGGGCCAATCTCGTGCGCGCCGGCAACCGCCGGACCGATCCCGTCGTCTGGATCGCCTGGAAGTGGCTGCGGGCCGTCGGCGTGGGCGTGGTGGTGTTCGTCCTCAGCCGGCGCGTCCCGGCCGGCTCACCGCTCCTGTTCGCGGTCGCGGCCGCGGGCCTCGTCTATCTCTGGCCCGAGATCATGCTCCGCCGCGCCATCCTGCGGCGGCAGACGAAGATCATCCGGGAGCTGCCCGAAGCCCTGGACCTGTTGACCGTGACCGTGGAGGCGGGGCTGGGTCTGGACCAGGCGCTGGAGACGGTCTCCGCGCGGCAACGCGGGCCGATCGCCGAAGAGATCAGGGTCTACCTGGATGAGGTCGGGCTCGGCGGTGAGCGCGCCGCGGCGATGAAGGCCATCGGAACCCGCACCGGAGTGGAAGATCTGGTATCCTTTACCTCCACGCTCGTGCGGGCGATGGAGTTCGGCGTGAACATCGCGGCCGTGCTGCGCGTGCAATCAGACGAGGCCCGCACGCGCCGGCGCCAGCGGGTCGAGGAGAAGGCGTACAAGGCGCCGGTGAAGATGTTGTTCCCGCTCATCTTCCTGATCCTTCCGGCCCTCTTCGTGGTCGTGGCGGGCCCCGGGTTCGTAAGAGCCTACTATCAGTTCAGCGGCCACGGGCCAGGGTTTGCAAGCACACCGAGCCCGCCGCGGTAACGGTCGCCGGCACGGCATGTGTCATTTTGGGGGGGAGAAGATGTCAACGATGCGTCGCTCGATCGGAGTAGTCGTCGCGCTTTTCGTCGCAGTAGCCTTGGTGCCGCCGGCCGGGCAGGCGCAGGGAATCCCGGCGCTCGTCGTCCCGCTGAACTACGGCCGGCTGCTCAACGTCGTGAACCTCCAGCGCGTCGTGATCGCCGCGCCGGAGATCGCGGACGTGAACGTGATCACCAGGAATCAATTGATGATCCTCGGGAAGCACATCGGCGAGACCACCCTCACCGTTTGGACGGCGGCGGGAGTCAGCACCTACCGCATCGTCGTCGCCGCGGCCAGCAGCGCGGATCTCACCAAGACGTTGCAGGACGTGCTCGGGGAGCCGGGCATCCGGGCCAACGTCGTCGCCGGAATCGTCGTGCTGGACGGGACGGTGGGGACCGATGCCGCGAGGGCCCAGGCCGAGCAAATCGCCGGGGCGTTCGGCAGAGTCCTGGACCGGCTGACCGTCCGGCAACCGAGCGCGTCTCCCACCGACGTGATCACGCAACAGCTCCAGGCCGGCCTGCACGACTACCCCGGTGTCACGGTGACCGTCACGGGTCCGGATACGGTCCGCATCGACGGGGTCGTCGAAACGGGGTACGACTTGGCGAAAGTCGAGTCGATCGCGAAGACGTACTTCAAGAACGTCGTCATGACGGTCCGGGTGCACAACCCGGTCGAGATCCAGATCGCCACGGTGGTGGCGGAAATCAACCGCACGGCGCTGAGGGACATCGGCGTGCGGTACGGCGGGGGGACCACGAGCAGTCCCTTCCTCGGGACTCCCGGGATTTTCGATTTCGGCCTGTTCACGGCACCCAATCAGGCCGCGAGCGCGCTGCAAACACTGATCGGGGAGATCCACTTCCTCGAGCAGCACAATGCCGCGCGCACCCTGGCCAACCCGCGGCTCGTGGTGATGGACGGCCAGTCGGCCAAGCTCCTGGTCGGCGGGGAAGTGCCCATCCCGACCGTGAACACGAACGGGCAGACGACGATTACATTCAAGGAATTCGGCGTTCGGCTCGAGTTCAAGCCGGTCGTCCAGCCCGGTGCCCCGATCAACTTGAACCTGCTGACCGAGGTGAGCAGCCTCGACTTCGCGAACGCCATCGTCGCCAACGGCTTTACGATTCCGACGATCCGGTCGCGCCGTGCCGAGACCGCGGTCGCGATGGAGCCCGGGCAGTTTCTCGCGATCGGCGGCCTGATTCAGAATACCGATTCCAAGGTGGTCAACAAGCTGCCGGTCCTGGGCGACATCCCGATCATCGGCGAGTTGTTCCGGAGTACGACCTTTCAGAGGGGCGAAAGCGAACTCGTGATCTTCGTTACGCCCAGCATCGTCCGGCCGGCGTCGACGCCTCCGCCCGTGCAGCCGCTCCCCAATCCGGAGCAGCTCAATCCCTGATCGGGGTGCGGACGTGTATGTCGTAAACCAAACACGGGGAACATTTCTCGGCGTCGACGTCAAGCGCGCAGACGGGTTTCGTGCGCGGCTGATCGGGCTGTACCGCCACCGGAAGCTGTCGTTGGGCGACGGTGTCTGGCTGGTGCCCTGCAGAGGGATCCAGACGATCGGCATGCGGGCTCCAATCGACGTCGTGTTCCTGGACGCGGGGCGCCGGGTGGTACGGCTCTACAATCACGTCCCGCCGGGCCGGGTTATCCTCTGGGTCCCGGGCGCGCATTCGGCGCTCGAGGTCCCGGTCGGCGCCGTCGGAAGCAGCGAAACGCGGGTGGGCGATGTGATCCAGTTCGCGGACGATCTGCCGAAGGATTTTCCCGGACTCCAGATGAGGCGCGAGAGCGCGTCGTTCTCGCCGACCCGAGCGTAATCAGGCGCCGGGCCTACCCGGAAACCACCCCGTTGGGTAGCCTGACGGAAGTCGTTTTTTTGGTACAATCCAACGGAGCGGTATGCACCCCGCGGCGCGACCACCGACGGCAAGGCGCAGATGCGGGGAGGAAAGGGCACTCCATGGTCGTGAAGACAATGGTCGTGCACGCGGCCGACATTGACGAGGACGTCCTTCGCGGAAACGGCACCGGCACCATTACCGTGCGTCGGCACATGTTCGAAGACGAGGGCGGGGAGGCCACGCCGGCGTACGCGGTGTCGGCCGACTTCTTCCCGATGGGCACCGACCAGAGAAATTTTCGCACCCTCGAGCATGCCATGGGGTTCGTGTCCAGCCTGGTGCTTGGCGCGGAGCAGGCGGTGCGGCGGCTGCGCCTCAAACAATCGACGATCGAGATTCAACTCGAGATCTCAGACCCGTAGGAGTCCGCGGGCGTCGATGAGCATATCGAACGGGTCGGAGAGGGCGCTCGCGGTCCTGGCCAAAATCGCGACGGAGTTTTCGGCGCTCACCGTCAGTCTGCCGGAGTTTCTCAATCGCGTCCTCAAGGTCCTGGGCCAAGAGATCGGCTTCGACCAGTGCCTGGTCGCGCTCGTCGACGAGCGGGGGGCGGGGCGCCTCGTCGTGCGGGCCGCCTCGGGGCTCGCCTCTCCGCGGGTTGGGAAGCCTCTCCCCCGCGGTGTGGACGAGGACGTGATCGCAACCGGTCGGGCCGCGCTGATTCCCGACCTGGCGGCCGCGGGCCACGCCGACCCGGATTTTCGCTCCTGCATCTGCGCGCCGATTCTCGTGCACGGGCGCGCGATCGGCGTGCTGAACGCCTACCGGCCGGCTCCGCGGGACTTCACCGGGCAGGACTTGAACCTCCTCGTCGTCGTCACCCATTACTTCTCGAGCGCCATTGAGCTGGCCCACCTCCACGAGCAGCCGTTGGCCGGGCCTCAGGCGGATCCGCTCACCGACCTGCCGACGGAGCGCACATTTCGGGAGGCCGTAGAGCAAGAGCAGCGCCGGGCGCACCGGCATCGGGAGCCGCTCGTGGTGTTGTGGCTGGACATCGACAATTTCGCGGCGATTCGCGAGGAGTACGGCGCCGCGCGCGCCGACACCCTGCTGCGCAATCTCGCCAAGGTGCTGCGCGGGATGCTCCGCGAGTCGGACCTGGTCGCCCGTGCGCCGAGCGGCTTTCTACTCCTGCTTCCTCGGACGCCCAGGCGGGCGGGGGCGAGCGTCGCGGAGCGCATCCGCCAGCGCGCGCGAGGGGTCGTCGCGGAAGGCGGTCCCTCCATTACGGTCAGCCTCGGCGTCTCCGAAGCGCCGCAGGACGGCACCGCCGCCGATGCGTTGCTGGCCGCGGCCGGGGAGGCCCTGGAACAGGCCCGGCGGCACGGGGGCGATCGCGTTCAAACGGCCCCGGCCGCAACCTGAGGACAGACTTACGCGGTGGAACTCTCGCTGTTTTCGACCGGATCGAGTGTGTGGCGGACGCCCTTGGCGATCATCATGGCCTGACCGCGATCCCGGATGCCCAGCTTGCGGAAGATGTTCTTGAGGTGGAATTTGACCGTGTTCTCGGACACCCAGCAGCGCGAGGCGATTTCGCCGTTGGTTTGTCCGTCGGCCAGATAGCCGAAGATCTCCATTTCCCGCGGCGTCAGATGGACGGTCTGCAGCGGCGCTTCCGGCTTGCTCAACTGCATCAACCGGGCGAGCACGTCCGCGGCCCGCTCGAGGCGGACCGCTATATCGTTGAGGGCGTGTCCAAACTCGAGGCTCTGTTCCCGCGTAAGCCCCTTCTGCCCGTTGATGAGGGTTTCGCTCATCCGGGCGAGAATGTCGACGCTGTCTTTAGTGGAGCGGATCACCGTGCGTTTGGACATCGGGTCTCCGCGTCTGCGTCGCTCGGTCCGCGTTCTCTGGATCCTACGGTATTGGAAGTCCCGTCGTTCGTGAAGCGAAAGCGCCGCCACAGCGTAACAAATAGTATATCATAGGCGTCAACAAAACTACGAAACCATGACAGGTCCGGCGTTTGCTGCTCCACTCTGCATAGACACCGGTTAGACCGCGTATACGGCACTCTTGTAGGATAAGGCTCCAGGCATCCGAGGTTCCAGGGTGCTTCCCCCTACCGTACGGCAAGGGCCGCGCCGCGCAGCATCGGTTCATGGATGTATTTTAGGGGAACTGAAGCGGTCGCAGCAGGTGATACACGATGACGGCGTTCTGCGAGAAGGTGACGTCGGCCGTCTGACGCCCGGACCCCACCTGCGTCCGGAGCCATGCCAGCTGCGCCGGGGCGTTGCCGAGGTCCGACGCCGTATGAGACGGATCGAGCACGACGTAGGTGCCGGCCGGAAAGATGGTGTGGTTCGGCAGGAGGCCGACCGTCCATTCCCGGTCCCGGTCGGCGAGGTGCGCCGCCATGAAGTCCTGCGTGATGACGGGCGCGTCCCTCGGAACGGCGGCGACCGCAGCCGCCAGCACCTTTGCGTCTCGAGGCCGATCTCTCCAATACGCATACACGATGACGTCAAGGACCAGCAGGCTTAGCATCGGCAAAATGAGCCACGCGACCGCCGTCCCGCGGGTCAACCGCGTGCGTCCTCGAGCGAGCAAGACCAGCATCGCGGTAAAGAAGGACGGCACCGCCAGAACGTACATCTCCGCGTACGGAGAGTCGAAGGGCCAGCGCGGCGACAAGAGATTGATCTCGGTGAGCGCGAGGCCCGGCAGCCACCACGCGGTCAGCGCGGGCGAACGGGAGACGAGCAGAATGGCGACGAGCGGCCCGAACAGAAACGCCAGGCACGTCCAGGCGTCCGCGCGATGCGTCCAACTGACCAGCAGGACCGGGTCGCGCAGCAGGTGCGCGACGCCGTCGCCGGGGGTGGCGCCCAGATCGCCGTAGTAGTAGGCCCATTGATGCATGGGCGCGTGGCTCAATCCCGGGATCACGATCGCCACATCGACATACGCGGCGATCAACCCGAGGGCGACGGTGACCACACCCCAGACAAACTTGCGCTGCACGAGGAGGGCGGCGCCGAGACCGGCCACGACCACCGGTGCCGTGTCTTTGATCGTCAGCGAGGCCAGGAGCAGGATGAGGTAGGCCGACCGGCGGTCGGTCAGTGCAGACCACATCGCGCCGAACAGGACCGGAACGCCGAGCGCGTCCGGGTGGAAATCGAAGAGGTTGGCGCCGATGACCGCCGGGTAGATCAGGTACACGAGCCCCAAAAGGTGGCTGACGGGACCGCTTACCGACAGCGTCGAGCCGATCCGGCGGATGAAGAGGTATCCGAGCCCGAACCCAAACGCCTGCAGAATCAGGAGGCCGTATACGCCTCCGAACCAGTAGATCGGCGCGAGCGGCACGAGGATGTACTGGGCGGCATCGGCGAGGATGGGGTAGCCCATGTAGGTCGACGCGGCGCCAACCCCGCGGTGGAGGAGCAGCCACATGCCTTGCTGGAAAATCCAGCCGTCTCCCGGAACCCACAGGTGATACCGCAGAATGGAGAGCGCAGACAGGGCCGCGGTATAGCCGAACACCCATCCCCACATGGCTCGTGACTCGGAGGCCGGGTTCACCCGTGTCCGCACAGTCGGTCAGTTGAGCCTCCCCGTGCTGATCTCCTCTCGCCAAACAGCGCCTGCCGGCGCGAGTCAGAGCCGGAAGGGTGCTAGCCCCTCTATAATTCCTCGGACATTTCGGGGGTCTGTCCTCTCCCGCATCATGCGGACACCGTGTAACATCAACGTGATTACACTGGTGAATTCATGACCGATCCTACCACTGCAATCTTGCCGGCCGGCGGGCCGCAGCCACACC is a genomic window of bacterium containing:
- a CDS encoding CpaF family protein, which translates into the protein MSLRKRLDEIGDREWSEPYQALKNDVHRRLVEELGRRGSTWTREEVEREVGRILDSGTELLTRGDRVRLIADIADEAMGYGPIESLVRDANITEIMVNGPNVVFAEQAGKIFPTAIRFRDDQHVMRIIEKIVSEVGRRIDEAQPYVDARLPDGSRVNAIIPPLSLNGPCLTIRKFARDPYVADDLIAFGTLTAEIADVLRATVQAKLNVVVTGGTGAGKTTLLNVLSMFIPATERIITIEDSAELQLKHEHWVRLETRPPNIEGRGQVTTRDLVRNALRMRPDRIIVGEVRGGEALDMLQALNTGHEGSLTTVHANAPRDGLSRIETMVMMAGLELPTRAIREQVAAAIHVIVHVGRYIDGVRRVSKVSEVTGMEGDIITMQDIAVFVQQGVDPDGRVRGRHEFTGIRPRFYDRLKPAGVDLPLSIFLR
- a CDS encoding type II secretion system F family protein, which encodes MIPTLIGALVFATVLLAATAMLQRAPEKQLVAERLREIGELGMPREATLALPFSKRALLPVVNAVGRIVIRFTPAASLAAVRANLVRAGNRRTDPVVWIAWKWLRAVGVGVVVFVLSRRVPAGSPLLFAVAAAGLVYLWPEIMLRRAILRRQTKIIRELPEALDLLTVTVEAGLGLDQALETVSARQRGPIAEEIRVYLDEVGLGGERAAAMKAIGTRTGVEDLVSFTSTLVRAMEFGVNIAAVLRVQSDEARTRRRQRVEEKAYKAPVKMLFPLIFLILPALFVVVAGPGFVRAYYQFSGHGPGFASTPSPPR
- a CDS encoding type II secretion system F family protein; this encodes MWLTAGLVFITTLWIAGLLLSRAMTPRLVTVERLSGFVRPVRAATSVAGARWSGIPSIDRAMAGLHLGRDLERLLDAADTPVKPFEFLLIVAVSGLVLAVLGLAVTRTGLVVVPAAILGAGAPFLWLLLKRNRRREAFNRQLPDALTALAGALRVGLGLNQGITMVASDHPYPISAEFARAQREMNLGLGIDEVLQNMAVRLRSADFDLAVAGILINRQVGGNLAELLDQVAATLRERVRLKNFIRVLTAQQRLSAIIIVLVPPILMVILFLGLRDYTEFLVTTQIGHVMLIISVVLQLLGIYFIRRIVGIEV
- a CDS encoding DUF2079 domain-containing protein; translated protein: MWGWVFGYTAALSALSILRYHLWVPGDGWIFQQGMWLLLHRGVGAASTYMGYPILADAAQYILVPLAPIYWFGGVYGLLILQAFGFGLGYLFIRRIGSTLSVSGPVSHLLGLVYLIYPAVIGANLFDFHPDALGVPVLFGAMWSALTDRRSAYLILLLASLTIKDTAPVVVAGLGAALLVQRKFVWGVVTVALGLIAAYVDVAIVIPGLSHAPMHQWAYYYGDLGATPGDGVAHLLRDPVLLVSWTHRADAWTCLAFLFGPLVAILLVSRSPALTAWWLPGLALTEINLLSPRWPFDSPYAEMYVLAVPSFFTAMLVLLARGRTRLTRGTAVAWLILPMLSLLVLDVIVYAYWRDRPRDAKVLAAAVAAVPRDAPVITQDFMAAHLADRDREWTVGLLPNHTIFPAGTYVVLDPSHTASDLGNAPAQLAWLRTQVGSGRQTADVTFSQNAVIVYHLLRPLQFP
- a CDS encoding sensor domain-containing diguanylate cyclase; its protein translation is MSISNGSERALAVLAKIATEFSALTVSLPEFLNRVLKVLGQEIGFDQCLVALVDERGAGRLVVRAASGLASPRVGKPLPRGVDEDVIATGRAALIPDLAAAGHADPDFRSCICAPILVHGRAIGVLNAYRPAPRDFTGQDLNLLVVVTHYFSSAIELAHLHEQPLAGPQADPLTDLPTERTFREAVEQEQRRAHRHREPLVVLWLDIDNFAAIREEYGAARADTLLRNLAKVLRGMLRESDLVARAPSGFLLLLPRTPRRAGASVAERIRQRARGVVAEGGPSITVSLGVSEAPQDGTAADALLAAAGEALEQARRHGGDRVQTAPAAT
- a CDS encoding helix-turn-helix transcriptional regulator, with the translated sequence MSKRTVIRSTKDSVDILARMSETLINGQKGLTREQSLEFGHALNDIAVRLERAADVLARLMQLSKPEAPLQTVHLTPREMEIFGYLADGQTNGEIASRCWVSENTVKFHLKNIFRKLGIRDRGQAMMIAKGVRHTLDPVENSESSTA
- a CDS encoding pilus assembly protein N-terminal domain-containing protein; the protein is MSTMRRSIGVVVALFVAVALVPPAGQAQGIPALVVPLNYGRLLNVVNLQRVVIAAPEIADVNVITRNQLMILGKHIGETTLTVWTAAGVSTYRIVVAAASSADLTKTLQDVLGEPGIRANVVAGIVVLDGTVGTDAARAQAEQIAGAFGRVLDRLTVRQPSASPTDVITQQLQAGLHDYPGVTVTVTGPDTVRIDGVVETGYDLAKVESIAKTYFKNVVMTVRVHNPVEIQIATVVAEINRTALRDIGVRYGGGTTSSPFLGTPGIFDFGLFTAPNQAASALQTLIGEIHFLEQHNAARTLANPRLVVMDGQSAKLLVGGEVPIPTVNTNGQTTITFKEFGVRLEFKPVVQPGAPINLNLLTEVSSLDFANAIVANGFTIPTIRSRRAETAVAMEPGQFLAIGGLIQNTDSKVVNKLPVLGDIPIIGELFRSTTFQRGESELVIFVTPSIVRPASTPPPVQPLPNPEQLNP
- a CDS encoding DUF192 domain-containing protein produces the protein MYVVNQTRGTFLGVDVKRADGFRARLIGLYRHRKLSLGDGVWLVPCRGIQTIGMRAPIDVVFLDAGRRVVRLYNHVPPGRVILWVPGAHSALEVPVGAVGSSETRVGDVIQFADDLPKDFPGLQMRRESASFSPTRA